From Streptomyces durmitorensis, a single genomic window includes:
- a CDS encoding ABC transporter substrate-binding protein, with protein sequence MRRRTLLYGAMAAPLLAACSGQSEGKESGGRTTLSYGVWDVAQVPGLQKVIDAFEKENPGISVRMELTPWSSYWTTLKTAMRGGTAPDVFWMNAVNLQLYASNGVLEPLSGHIKSDATPVDRHPDALVKIYAYQGTQYGIPKDFDTIGLWYNKALFDKAGIKYPDATWTWDDVRDAAAELTDPRRRVHGMAAEMDRQAQLYPAIHGAGGYVLEDGKSGFGDERSIEGLRYWTDMIDRGWSPPQSAMVESKARNRFWSEKAAMVYEISAFSGQYHAVPAIKDHGGVTVLPKGRERATIIHGLANVISAKSRKKEAAWKFVHFMAGRKAAEIQASAGITISSYEGTQDAWFKSMPQFDLKCFVEMLEYAVPYPSSKNTAVWENLQYPLLGAAFSGKGGIESAARTLGEQMDRALKGERA encoded by the coding sequence ATGCGCAGGAGGACTCTGCTGTACGGAGCGATGGCGGCGCCGCTGCTCGCCGCCTGCTCCGGCCAGAGCGAAGGCAAGGAGAGCGGTGGCAGGACCACCCTCTCGTACGGGGTGTGGGACGTGGCCCAAGTGCCGGGCCTGCAGAAGGTGATCGACGCCTTCGAGAAGGAGAACCCCGGCATATCCGTGCGCATGGAGCTCACGCCGTGGTCGAGCTACTGGACCACCCTGAAGACCGCGATGCGCGGCGGCACGGCCCCCGACGTGTTCTGGATGAACGCCGTCAATCTGCAGCTCTACGCCTCGAACGGCGTCCTCGAACCCCTGAGCGGACACATCAAGAGCGACGCGACCCCCGTGGACCGCCATCCCGACGCGCTCGTGAAGATCTACGCCTATCAGGGCACGCAGTACGGCATTCCCAAGGACTTCGACACCATCGGCCTCTGGTACAACAAGGCGCTCTTCGACAAGGCGGGCATCAAGTACCCCGACGCGACGTGGACGTGGGACGACGTGCGCGACGCCGCCGCCGAACTCACCGATCCGCGTCGGCGGGTGCACGGCATGGCCGCCGAGATGGACCGCCAGGCCCAGCTCTACCCGGCCATCCACGGAGCGGGCGGCTATGTCCTTGAGGACGGGAAGTCCGGCTTCGGTGACGAGCGCTCCATCGAGGGCCTGCGCTACTGGACCGACATGATCGACCGCGGCTGGTCGCCGCCGCAGAGCGCGATGGTCGAGTCCAAGGCACGCAACCGCTTCTGGTCGGAGAAGGCCGCCATGGTCTACGAGATATCCGCGTTCTCAGGGCAATATCATGCCGTTCCCGCGATCAAGGACCACGGCGGAGTCACCGTCCTGCCCAAGGGTCGGGAGCGCGCCACCATCATCCACGGCCTCGCCAACGTCATCTCCGCCAAGAGCCGCAAGAAAGAGGCCGCCTGGAAATTCGTCCACTTCATGGCGGGCCGCAAGGCCGCCGAGATCCAGGCGTCGGCGGGCATCACCATCTCCTCGTACGAGGGGACGCAGGACGCCTGGTTCAAGTCGATGCCCCAGTTCGACCTGAAGTGCTTCGTCGAGATGCTGGAGTACGCCGTGCCGTACCCGAGCTCGAAGAACACCGCGGTCTGGGAAAACCTCCAATACCCGCTCCTGGGCGCCGCGTTCAGCGGCAAGGGCGGCATCGAGAGCGCCGCCCGCACGCTGGGCGAGCAGATGGACCGAGCCCTGAAGGGGGAGCGCGCATGA
- a CDS encoding Gfo/Idh/MocA family protein, with protein MRPLHIGLIGAGGIARAHLPGWLELGARVSVYTVDGSAEKLAAEYAGHEVAASASLDALLADCTSVDICTPTPTHKELALAAVAAGRHVICEKPLALNTSDAEEIAAAAEAAGVRLHPAHVVRYFPAYAAMQQAVERGELGDLAVLRFTRGGARPRWAPWFGDPAKSGGVIMDLMVHDIDIARWIAGDVVRVHAQTRGVEHATGGPEAEVVSATAVLTHASGAISHVTGLWGLPDQRFRTTFRIAGGDGLLRHDSTSVPGYRITAQGVRAANEGIPSSPMSESPYLAELREFAASWEEGGREPRVSARDGIEAVRIAEAAVESSRTGRAIELGAGRAIEIGTDARITKEVTR; from the coding sequence ATGCGACCGCTTCACATCGGCCTGATCGGCGCGGGCGGCATCGCCCGCGCCCATCTCCCCGGCTGGCTCGAACTGGGTGCGCGCGTCAGCGTGTACACCGTGGACGGCTCTGCGGAGAAGCTCGCCGCCGAGTACGCGGGGCACGAGGTCGCCGCGTCGGCGAGCCTCGACGCACTGCTCGCCGACTGCACGTCCGTCGACATATGCACGCCCACCCCCACCCACAAGGAGCTCGCCCTGGCGGCCGTCGCCGCGGGCCGGCACGTCATCTGCGAGAAGCCCCTCGCGCTCAACACCTCCGACGCCGAGGAGATCGCGGCAGCCGCCGAAGCGGCGGGCGTCCGGCTGCACCCCGCCCACGTCGTGCGGTACTTCCCGGCGTACGCGGCGATGCAACAGGCCGTCGAACGGGGCGAGTTGGGTGACCTCGCGGTGCTGCGGTTCACGCGCGGCGGCGCGCGCCCGCGGTGGGCGCCCTGGTTCGGTGACCCCGCCAAGTCCGGCGGCGTCATCATGGACCTGATGGTGCACGACATCGACATCGCCCGCTGGATCGCCGGCGACGTGGTCCGCGTGCACGCGCAGACGCGCGGCGTCGAGCACGCCACGGGCGGCCCGGAGGCCGAGGTCGTCTCGGCGACCGCCGTCCTCACCCACGCCTCCGGCGCGATCAGCCACGTCACCGGCCTCTGGGGCCTGCCGGACCAGCGGTTCCGTACGACGTTCCGGATCGCGGGCGGTGACGGGCTGCTGCGGCACGACTCCACGTCCGTGCCGGGCTACCGGATCACCGCGCAAGGGGTGCGCGCGGCCAACGAAGGCATCCCGTCGAGCCCGATGTCGGAGAGCCCCTACCTGGCCGAGCTGCGGGAGTTCGCGGCTTCGTGGGAGGAGGGCGGCCGTGAGCCGCGGGTGAGCGCGCGGGACGGGATCGAGGCGGTACGGATCGCCGAGGCGGCGGTGGAGTCGAGCCGCACGGGCCGGGCGATCGAGCTCGGGGCAGGCCGGGCGATCGAGATCGGGACGGATGCCAGGATCACCAAGGAGGTCACGCGATGA
- a CDS encoding radical SAM protein, whose translation MASRSESRTQLVEGLMERFPQVPREAVIKEDLLRGGMAFDESALSDNEGGEVKPKSYFIFSFDHSTLPELGAAALRRPPEEIVLTGGPYDLRRTVVSVRVNPSSPYRVAADDHGVLGLYLDGVRISDVGLPPMPDYYRHTLENGKSVMEVAPTIQWGYLIYLTVFRVCQYFGAKEECQYCDINHNWRQQKAAGRPYTGVKPMDEVLEALAIIDKYDTAKSSTAYTLTGGAITSTIGGKDEADFYGQYAKAIEERFPGRWIGKVVAQALPKADVQRFHDYGVRIYHPNYEVWDPYLFERYCPGKERYVGRDEWHRRILDSAEVFGPRNVIPNFVAGVEMAEPFGFKTVGEAIDSTVEGLQYFMSRGITPRFTTWCPEPTTPLGKANPQGAPLEYHVRLLEAYRATMEANGLTSPPGYGPAGPGRAVFSVSSFMDSLAPEQSAEEVGETV comes from the coding sequence ATGGCAAGCCGCAGCGAGAGCCGTACCCAGCTCGTCGAGGGACTCATGGAGCGGTTCCCGCAGGTGCCGCGAGAGGCGGTGATCAAGGAGGACCTGCTCAGGGGAGGGATGGCGTTCGACGAGTCCGCGCTCAGTGACAACGAGGGTGGCGAGGTCAAGCCGAAGTCGTACTTCATCTTCTCCTTCGACCACAGCACCCTGCCCGAGCTCGGCGCCGCCGCCCTGCGCCGCCCGCCCGAGGAGATCGTCCTCACCGGCGGCCCGTACGACCTGCGGCGCACGGTCGTGTCGGTCCGCGTGAACCCCTCGTCGCCCTACCGCGTGGCCGCCGACGACCACGGCGTCCTCGGTCTCTATCTGGACGGCGTCCGCATCTCCGACGTGGGCCTGCCGCCGATGCCGGACTACTACCGGCACACGCTGGAGAACGGCAAGTCCGTGATGGAGGTGGCGCCCACCATCCAGTGGGGCTACCTCATCTATCTGACGGTCTTCCGGGTCTGCCAGTACTTCGGCGCCAAGGAGGAGTGCCAGTACTGCGACATCAACCACAACTGGCGCCAGCAGAAGGCGGCGGGCCGCCCCTACACGGGTGTGAAGCCGATGGACGAGGTCCTCGAGGCCCTCGCCATCATCGACAAGTACGACACCGCGAAGTCCTCCACCGCGTACACGCTCACCGGTGGCGCCATCACCTCGACGATCGGCGGCAAGGACGAGGCCGACTTCTACGGCCAGTACGCGAAGGCCATCGAGGAGCGCTTCCCCGGCCGCTGGATCGGCAAGGTCGTCGCGCAGGCGCTGCCCAAGGCGGACGTGCAGCGCTTCCACGACTACGGCGTGCGGATCTACCACCCCAACTACGAGGTGTGGGACCCGTACCTCTTCGAGCGGTACTGCCCCGGCAAGGAGCGCTACGTGGGCCGGGACGAGTGGCACCGCCGCATCCTGGACTCCGCGGAGGTCTTCGGGCCGCGCAACGTCATCCCGAACTTCGTGGCGGGCGTGGAGATGGCGGAGCCCTTCGGGTTCAAGACGGTCGGCGAGGCCATCGACTCCACCGTCGAGGGGCTGCAGTACTTCATGTCGCGCGGCATCACGCCCCGCTTCACCACGTGGTGCCCGGAGCCCACGACACCGCTGGGCAAGGCGAACCCGCAGGGCGCCCCGCTGGAGTACCACGTCCGTCTTCTGGAGGCGTACCGCGCGACGATGGAGGCCAACGGCCTGACGTCGCCGCCCGGTTACGGACCCGCGGGGCCGGGGCGCGCGGTGTTCTCCGTCTCCTCCTTCATGGACAGCCTGGCTCCCGAGCAGTCGGCCGAGGAAGTCGGGGAGACGGTCTAG
- a CDS encoding FAD-dependent monooxygenase: MASSQSYEVTVVGGGLGGLTAALALRHRGLRVTVLEQAPQLGEVGAGIQTAPNASRVLLGLGLRRQLEAIHTEPLDQVRRRWKDGSVVGLTSLGRRCKEQFNAPYWHYHRADLHRVLMDACVDPAGPGPVVALHTASKVVELDRTDPARPVAVTDDGRRYTSDVVIGADGIRSQVRDLMGAPDTLLFSGEMAYRALIPGELIAADPATRWLVDRYQSTIWYGPDRHLVHYMIRGGEFLNIVACVPCTDEVAEKWSVAATAQDLVDAFPGWDDRVPAMLSKAKEDVSCFALYHRRRDPVWQDGRVALLGDACHAMLPYQAQGASQAMEDAAVLAEELGAVTTDGIEAALRRYVDRRAKHAGMVQDASLQNKTFYHFPDGPEQRARDEKLRRDFDGESDLSYDWLWGGSPLNDPDLGAFSYQFTR, translated from the coding sequence GTGGCGTCCAGCCAGTCGTACGAAGTCACCGTCGTCGGAGGCGGTCTCGGTGGCCTGACCGCCGCCCTCGCGCTGCGGCACCGCGGTCTGCGGGTCACCGTGCTCGAACAGGCGCCGCAGCTCGGCGAGGTCGGCGCGGGCATCCAGACGGCGCCGAACGCCAGCCGCGTCCTGCTCGGCCTGGGGCTCCGCCGTCAGCTGGAGGCCATTCACACCGAGCCGCTCGACCAGGTGCGCCGGCGCTGGAAGGACGGCAGCGTCGTCGGCCTGACCTCGCTCGGACGGCGCTGCAAGGAGCAGTTCAACGCGCCGTACTGGCACTACCACCGGGCCGATCTGCACCGCGTCCTCATGGACGCCTGCGTCGACCCGGCGGGCCCCGGCCCCGTCGTCGCGCTGCACACCGCGAGCAAGGTCGTCGAACTCGACCGCACGGACCCCGCGCGTCCGGTGGCGGTCACGGACGACGGCCGGCGGTACACCTCCGACGTCGTCATCGGCGCCGACGGCATCCGCTCCCAGGTACGCGACCTGATGGGCGCCCCCGACACCCTGCTGTTCTCCGGGGAGATGGCCTACCGGGCGCTCATACCGGGCGAGTTGATCGCGGCCGACCCGGCGACGCGCTGGCTGGTGGACCGCTACCAGTCCACGATCTGGTACGGACCCGACCGGCACCTCGTGCACTACATGATCCGCGGCGGCGAGTTCCTCAACATCGTGGCCTGCGTGCCCTGCACGGACGAGGTCGCCGAGAAGTGGTCCGTGGCCGCCACCGCGCAGGACCTCGTCGACGCCTTCCCCGGCTGGGACGACCGCGTCCCCGCGATGCTCTCCAAGGCGAAGGAGGACGTCTCCTGCTTCGCGCTCTACCACCGGCGCCGCGACCCGGTGTGGCAGGACGGCCGGGTCGCCCTGCTCGGCGACGCGTGCCACGCGATGCTCCCCTACCAGGCACAGGGCGCATCCCAGGCCATGGAGGACGCCGCCGTGCTCGCCGAGGAACTGGGCGCGGTCACGACGGACGGCATCGAGGCGGCGCTGCGCCGCTATGTCGACCGGCGCGCCAAGCACGCCGGGATGGTCCAGGACGCCTCACTGCAGAACAAGACCTTCTACCACTTCCCCGACGGCCCCGAGCAGCGGGCCAGGGACGAGAAGCTCCGGCGGGACTTCGACGGCGAGTCCGATCTCTCGTACGACTGGCTCTGGGGCGGCAGCCCGCTGAACGACCCCGATCTCGGCGCGTTCTCCTACCAGTTCACCCGCTGA
- a CDS encoding CAP domain-containing protein translates to MNELVAGGNVPLPDGAVTLRVPGPFDLSVIVTDDSGKVAGDGDFVFYNQPATAGARLQGDTVTVDGRRLRAGASRVTVAVSPAEPGTPLGRLPVIGLQVHGPGGLPVAHFTPPRPDRETVLLLAEIYRRGPGWKLRALGQGYADGLAGVARDFGVDVAEDEATQPPTAAGPPLGAPMTAPTTAPTGSPATGPDGFLPLVNAARASVGAPPVTLDARLTAAASAHAAGMAARAVLSSEHADGTSLYQRVVAGGYAYLAAGEHLVSGPRTPADFVEYCLSGEQSRRTVLSRAYTQVGVAHTADARSGDVYWTALWATPFSPQGLAEWGSAVLRLTNAERTAAGLRPLSPDPLLTVAAQGHSADMIARAFYAHTSPDGGEPWHRASAAGSTHRAIGENIACGQRTPAEVVDGWMNSPGHRANILGPSFTHLGVGFAGGGSAGTYWTQLFGG, encoded by the coding sequence ATGAACGAGCTGGTTGCCGGGGGGAATGTGCCGCTGCCGGACGGGGCCGTCACCCTCCGGGTGCCCGGCCCCTTCGACCTGTCCGTGATCGTCACGGACGACAGCGGGAAGGTCGCGGGCGACGGCGACTTCGTCTTCTACAACCAGCCCGCCACCGCCGGGGCGCGGCTCCAGGGCGACACGGTCACGGTCGACGGGCGGCGCCTGCGCGCCGGTGCGAGCCGCGTCACCGTAGCCGTCAGCCCCGCCGAGCCGGGCACTCCCCTGGGTCGGCTGCCCGTCATCGGGCTCCAGGTGCACGGGCCCGGCGGCCTGCCAGTGGCCCACTTCACACCGCCGCGCCCCGACCGCGAGACGGTGCTGCTGCTCGCGGAGATCTACCGCCGGGGTCCGGGGTGGAAGCTGCGGGCACTCGGTCAGGGGTACGCGGACGGGCTCGCGGGGGTGGCGAGGGACTTCGGGGTGGATGTGGCGGAGGACGAGGCCACGCAGCCGCCGACCGCTGCCGGGCCGCCCCTGGGGGCGCCGATGACAGCTCCGACGACCGCGCCGACCGGCTCGCCCGCGACCGGCCCCGACGGCTTCCTCCCGCTGGTCAACGCCGCGCGGGCGTCGGTGGGCGCGCCTCCCGTCACCCTCGACGCCCGGCTGACGGCCGCCGCGAGCGCGCACGCCGCTGGGATGGCGGCGCGGGCCGTGCTCAGCTCGGAGCACGCGGACGGCACCTCGCTCTACCAGCGCGTCGTCGCGGGCGGGTACGCGTACCTGGCCGCCGGCGAGCATCTGGTCTCCGGGCCGCGCACACCCGCCGACTTCGTGGAGTACTGCCTCTCCGGCGAGCAGTCACGGCGTACGGTGCTCAGCCGCGCGTACACACAGGTCGGCGTGGCCCACACCGCCGACGCGCGCTCCGGCGACGTCTACTGGACGGCCTTGTGGGCCACCCCGTTCAGCCCGCAGGGGCTCGCGGAGTGGGGGTCCGCCGTGCTCCGTCTCACCAACGCCGAGCGGACGGCGGCCGGTCTTCGCCCCCTCTCCCCCGATCCGCTCCTGACCGTGGCGGCGCAGGGCCACAGCGCGGACATGATCGCCCGCGCCTTCTACGCCCACACCTCGCCCGACGGCGGCGAACCCTGGCACCGCGCGTCCGCCGCGGGCAGCACGCACCGCGCGATCGGCGAGAACATCGCCTGCGGGCAGCGCACGCCCGCCGAGGTGGTGGACGGCTGGATGAACAGCCCCGGCCACCGGGCCAACATCCTGGGGCCCTCCTTCACCCACCTCGGCGTCGGCTTCGCGGGCGGCGGCTCGGCGGGGACGTACTGGACGCAGCTCTTCGGCGGCTGA
- a CDS encoding carbohydrate ABC transporter permease, whose product MRESSVRPASRRRFNAGSVATHAALSLGALVMVFPFLWQLLTAAKSLAETAKVPPTFLPDTWNWSSFEEVFTALPFREMLFNSVFNTVGRTVGQLVFCSLAAYAFARMQFRGRNALFALFLSVLMVPSSLLVLPQYDIIQRLGLLNSAPALFLPGMFSAFGTFMLRQFFLTLPKELEEAARIDGAGPFRIFWSIMLPLVRPALAALAVITAMWSWNDLLWPLIVNTDPQKMPISAGLTSLEGQFETNYPVMMAGSLIASLPMLIVYVFLQRHFVQSVALSGSKS is encoded by the coding sequence ATGCGTGAGTCCTCCGTACGCCCCGCGAGCCGGCGCCGATTCAACGCCGGTTCGGTCGCCACCCACGCGGCGCTCTCGCTCGGCGCCCTGGTGATGGTCTTCCCCTTCCTGTGGCAACTGCTCACCGCCGCCAAGTCCCTTGCCGAGACGGCGAAAGTGCCACCGACCTTCCTGCCCGACACCTGGAACTGGTCGAGCTTCGAAGAGGTCTTCACCGCCTTGCCGTTCCGGGAGATGCTGTTCAACAGCGTCTTCAACACCGTGGGGCGCACGGTCGGGCAGCTGGTGTTCTGCTCGCTCGCCGCCTACGCCTTCGCGCGCATGCAATTCCGGGGCCGAAACGCCCTGTTCGCGCTCTTCCTCTCCGTCCTGATGGTGCCGAGCTCGCTGCTCGTCCTGCCGCAGTACGACATCATCCAGCGGCTCGGCCTGCTCAACTCGGCACCGGCACTGTTCCTGCCGGGCATGTTCAGCGCGTTCGGGACCTTCATGCTGCGGCAGTTCTTCCTCACGCTCCCCAAGGAGCTCGAGGAGGCCGCGCGGATCGACGGCGCGGGTCCGTTCCGGATCTTCTGGTCGATCATGCTGCCGCTCGTGCGGCCGGCGCTCGCCGCGCTCGCGGTCATCACCGCGATGTGGTCGTGGAACGACCTCCTGTGGCCGCTCATCGTCAACACCGATCCCCAGAAGATGCCGATCAGCGCGGGACTGACCTCGCTGGAGGGGCAGTTCGAGACCAACTACCCGGTGATGATGGCCGGTTCGCTCATCGCGAGCCTGCCCATGCTCATCGTCTACGTCTTCCTGCAGCGGCACTTCGTGCAGAGCGTCGCGCTCTCCGGCTCTAAGAGCTGA
- a CDS encoding ROK family protein, translated as MRNGTRGHDLASLRRLNTTVVLRALHHRSPQTLAELAAGTGLSRPTVEAAVEELTAHGWAGEAERDDGERAPGRPARRFRFRVEAGRVVGADIGLHKMVLLLADLGGTVLAVRREDIDPELGGAGRLGLLRKGLEAFLDAHSVRRDDILARCVGVPGVVDAGGTITSHVIPEWSGVDLGRLLADGEPGHTLVENDVNLAVLAERWQGAATLAGDVVCVLTGHRVACSLTIGGRLHRGRRGGAGELGLLPLLGMNTAQDALSWKGARRTGESEVAALARAADTGDPRALAAVADFADRISPGIAALALAVDPELVVLTGGATPLGGHLVPLIEDRLRPLTLHVPRIALSTLGEQGVAIGAVRKALDQVESDLLTDSAS; from the coding sequence TTGCGGAACGGGACACGGGGGCACGATCTCGCCTCGCTGCGCCGGCTGAACACCACCGTCGTGCTGCGCGCCCTGCACCACCGCAGCCCGCAGACCCTCGCGGAGCTCGCCGCGGGCACCGGACTCTCCCGGCCCACCGTGGAAGCCGCCGTCGAGGAGCTGACCGCGCACGGCTGGGCGGGGGAGGCCGAGCGTGACGACGGAGAGCGCGCGCCGGGGCGCCCGGCGAGGCGGTTCCGCTTCCGCGTGGAGGCGGGCCGTGTCGTGGGCGCCGACATCGGCCTGCACAAGATGGTGCTGCTGCTCGCCGATCTCGGCGGGACGGTGCTCGCCGTGCGGCGCGAGGACATCGACCCGGAGCTGGGCGGAGCTGGGCGGCTCGGCCTTCTCCGCAAAGGGCTCGAAGCGTTTCTGGACGCGCACTCCGTGCGGCGCGACGACATCCTCGCCCGCTGCGTCGGCGTACCCGGCGTCGTGGACGCGGGCGGCACCATCACCTCCCACGTGATCCCCGAGTGGTCCGGCGTCGACCTCGGGCGGCTCCTCGCCGACGGGGAGCCGGGCCACACCCTCGTCGAGAACGACGTGAACCTCGCCGTGCTCGCCGAGCGCTGGCAGGGCGCCGCCACCCTCGCCGGTGACGTCGTCTGCGTCCTGACCGGCCACCGCGTGGCGTGCAGCCTCACCATCGGCGGGCGGCTGCACCGGGGCAGGCGCGGCGGAGCGGGCGAGCTGGGACTGCTTCCGCTGCTCGGCATGAACACCGCGCAGGACGCGCTCAGTTGGAAGGGCGCCCGGCGCACCGGCGAGTCCGAGGTGGCGGCCCTCGCGCGCGCCGCGGACACCGGCGACCCGCGTGCCCTCGCGGCCGTCGCCGACTTCGCCGACCGCATCTCGCCGGGCATCGCCGCCCTCGCCCTGGCCGTCGACCCGGAGCTCGTGGTGCTCACCGGCGGCGCGACCCCGCTCGGCGGCCATCTCGTGCCGCTGATCGAGGACAGGCTGCGACCGCTGACCCTGCACGTCCCGCGCATCGCGCTGAGCACGCTCGGCGAACAGGGCGTCGCGATCGGCGCCGTACGCAAGGCACTTGACCAGGTTGAATCCGATCTCCTGACGGATTCGGCGTCGTAG
- a CDS encoding carbohydrate ABC transporter permease, with amino-acid sequence MSVFPSTAAAKKAGRSKPAASCSPKSRNQKAAYLFVAPLGIGFAVFYFWPLLQTFFYSFTEFGAFGGNTWVGTDNYVRVLKDVTVWQALGNTLIYCVIGLLALPLAIGVAALLNRRGLRGVAVYRALYFIPFVTLPVAVGLVWNWLYNGDYGLINEVFEWFGADRRYWISDPSTAVYAIGTVMVWSTTGYYLIIFMAGIKGIPQDYYEAAELDGAGPLRRFFTITLPLLSPTIFFASIICMINSLQTFDLIYIMMAEKNPAIGDTQSVVSLFYKWAFIENAQGAAAALAFLLMLIIAALTLVQFRLQKRWVHYA; translated from the coding sequence ATGAGTGTCTTTCCCTCCACGGCAGCGGCGAAGAAGGCGGGCCGCAGCAAACCGGCGGCGTCCTGCTCGCCCAAGTCCCGCAACCAGAAAGCCGCTTACCTCTTCGTCGCGCCGCTCGGCATCGGCTTCGCCGTCTTCTACTTCTGGCCGCTCCTGCAGACCTTCTTCTACAGCTTCACCGAGTTCGGGGCGTTCGGCGGCAACACCTGGGTCGGCACCGACAATTACGTGCGCGTCCTGAAGGACGTCACCGTCTGGCAGGCGCTCGGCAACACGCTGATCTACTGCGTCATCGGGCTGCTCGCCCTGCCGCTCGCTATCGGCGTCGCGGCGCTGCTCAACCGGCGCGGACTGCGCGGTGTCGCGGTCTACCGCGCCCTGTACTTCATCCCGTTCGTGACGCTGCCCGTCGCCGTCGGCCTGGTCTGGAACTGGCTCTACAACGGCGACTACGGACTGATCAACGAAGTCTTCGAGTGGTTCGGCGCCGACCGCCGCTACTGGATCTCCGACCCCTCGACCGCCGTGTACGCGATCGGCACCGTCATGGTCTGGTCGACCACCGGCTACTACTTGATCATCTTCATGGCGGGCATCAAGGGCATCCCGCAGGACTACTACGAAGCCGCCGAGCTGGACGGCGCCGGGCCGCTGCGCCGCTTCTTCACGATCACGCTGCCGCTGCTCAGCCCGACGATCTTCTTCGCGTCCATCATCTGCATGATCAACTCGCTGCAGACCTTCGACCTGATCTACATCATGATGGCCGAGAAGAACCCGGCCATCGGCGACACCCAGTCGGTGGTGAGCCTCTTCTACAAATGGGCTTTCATCGAGAACGCCCAGGGCGCCGCCGCCGCGCTCGCCTTCCTGCTCATGCTGATCATCGCGGCGCTGACGCTGGTGCAGTTCAGGCTGCAGAAGAGGTGGGTGCACTATGCGTGA
- a CDS encoding Gfo/Idh/MocA family protein, with translation MKVAVLSFAHVHAAGYLRLLSRMPGVEVIGSDPDTGSAAPGEVRGRAFAEERGVAYADSYEEVFAWGPDAVIVCSENARHRPLVELAASRGVDVLCEKPLATTVADGEAMLAACRAAGVRLAVAFPVRFSPAYAAVKAAVASGDAGRVLTVSGANNGSMPASRRWFADPELAGGGALMDHTVHIADLLDDLFGDARPVDVYAQTNNRMYEGEVDAETSGLVTVTYDNGSVATIDCSWSHPRSHHSWGGLELTVVGERATLEMDAFDQSVHGYSERHRQGLELPFGADLDERMLRAFLHGPEEGGMDVADGEGGLRTLKIVAAGYASARSGEPVAVG, from the coding sequence ATGAAGGTCGCCGTGCTGTCGTTCGCCCATGTCCACGCGGCCGGATATCTGCGGCTCCTCTCCCGTATGCCGGGTGTCGAGGTCATCGGCAGCGATCCGGACACCGGGTCGGCCGCGCCCGGCGAGGTGCGGGGACGCGCCTTCGCCGAGGAGAGGGGGGTCGCGTACGCGGATTCGTACGAGGAGGTCTTCGCCTGGGGCCCGGACGCGGTGATCGTCTGCTCCGAGAACGCGCGCCACCGCCCGCTGGTGGAGCTCGCCGCGTCCCGTGGCGTGGACGTCCTGTGCGAGAAGCCGCTGGCCACGACGGTCGCGGACGGCGAGGCGATGCTCGCGGCCTGCCGGGCGGCCGGGGTGCGGCTCGCGGTCGCCTTCCCGGTCCGCTTCAGCCCCGCGTACGCGGCGGTCAAGGCGGCCGTCGCATCGGGCGATGCGGGCCGGGTCCTGACCGTGTCCGGCGCGAACAACGGCTCCATGCCCGCCTCGCGGCGCTGGTTCGCCGATCCCGAACTCGCGGGCGGCGGCGCCCTGATGGACCACACGGTGCACATCGCCGACCTCCTGGACGACCTCTTCGGCGATGCCCGCCCCGTCGACGTGTACGCGCAGACGAACAACCGCATGTACGAGGGCGAGGTCGACGCCGAGACGAGCGGCCTGGTCACCGTCACCTACGACAACGGCTCGGTGGCCACGATCGACTGCAGCTGGTCGCACCCGCGCTCGCACCACTCCTGGGGCGGGCTCGAACTGACGGTGGTCGGCGAGCGGGCGACCCTGGAGATGGACGCCTTCGACCAGTCGGTCCACGGCTACAGCGAACGCCACCGGCAGGGGCTCGAACTGCCCTTCGGTGCCGATCTGGACGAGCGGATGCTGCGGGCGTTCCTCCACGGGCCCGAGGAGGGCGGCATGGACGTGGCGGACGGCGAGGGCGGGCTGCGGACGCTGAAGATCGTGGCGGCGGGCTATGCGTCGGCCCGGAGCGGGGAGCCGGTGGCGGTGGGCTGA